Proteins from a genomic interval of Streptomyces fodineus:
- the dnaB gene encoding replicative DNA helicase, translating into MSISEPLDDPWADAGPSDRLPASRRRGDGGRGRDEQHDRGRENDSWDGGGTSFERVPPQDLDAEQSVLGGMLLSKDAIADVVEILKGHDFYKPAHETIYQAILDVYAKGEPADPITIAAELTKRGEINKVGGAAYLHSLVQTVPTAANAEYYAEIVHERAVLRRLVEAGTRITQMGYAADGDVDEIVNRAQAEIYAVTEQRTSEDYLPLGDIMEGALDEIEAIGSRSGEMTGVPTGFTDFDSLTNGLHPGQMIVIAARPAMGKSTLALDFARAASIKNSLPSVIFSLEMGRNEIAMRLLSAEARVALHHMRSGTMTDEDWTRLARRMPDVSAAPLYIDDSPNLSMMEIRAKCRRLKQRNDLKLVVIDYLQLMQSGGSKRAESRQQEVSDMSRNLKLLAKELEIPVIALSQLNRGPEQRTDKKPMVSDLRESGSIEQDADMVILLHREDAYEKESPRAGEADLIVAKHRNGPTATITVAFQGHYSRFVDMAQT; encoded by the coding sequence GTGAGCATTTCCGAGCCCTTGGACGATCCGTGGGCCGACGCCGGACCCAGTGATCGTCTGCCGGCTTCCCGTCGACGCGGTGACGGCGGCCGGGGTCGTGACGAACAACACGACCGGGGCCGGGAGAACGACTCCTGGGACGGCGGGGGTACCTCCTTCGAGCGTGTGCCGCCGCAGGACTTGGACGCCGAGCAGTCGGTGCTGGGCGGCATGCTGCTGTCCAAGGACGCCATCGCCGACGTCGTCGAGATCCTCAAGGGCCACGACTTCTACAAGCCAGCCCACGAGACGATCTACCAGGCGATCCTGGACGTCTACGCCAAGGGCGAGCCTGCCGACCCGATCACCATCGCCGCCGAACTCACCAAGCGCGGCGAGATCAACAAGGTCGGCGGGGCCGCGTATCTGCACAGCCTCGTCCAGACCGTGCCGACGGCGGCCAATGCCGAGTACTACGCGGAGATCGTCCATGAGCGGGCGGTACTGCGCCGCCTGGTTGAAGCCGGTACGCGCATCACCCAGATGGGATATGCGGCCGACGGCGACGTGGACGAGATCGTCAACCGCGCCCAGGCCGAGATCTACGCCGTCACCGAGCAGCGCACCAGCGAGGACTATCTGCCGCTCGGCGACATCATGGAGGGCGCCCTCGACGAGATCGAGGCGATCGGCTCGCGCAGCGGCGAGATGACCGGTGTGCCGACCGGCTTCACCGATTTCGACTCGCTGACGAACGGTCTGCACCCGGGCCAGATGATCGTCATCGCGGCCCGGCCCGCCATGGGTAAGTCGACGCTCGCGCTGGACTTCGCGCGGGCCGCCTCGATCAAGAACAGCCTGCCGAGCGTCATCTTCTCGCTCGAAATGGGCCGCAACGAGATCGCGATGCGTCTGCTGTCCGCCGAGGCCCGCGTCGCCCTGCACCACATGCGGTCCGGCACGATGACCGACGAGGACTGGACCAGACTCGCCCGCCGCATGCCGGATGTCTCGGCCGCACCGCTCTACATCGACGACTCCCCGAACCTGTCGATGATGGAGATCCGCGCCAAGTGCCGGCGTCTGAAGCAGCGCAACGACCTGAAGCTGGTCGTCATCGACTACCTCCAGCTGATGCAGTCCGGCGGCTCCAAGCGGGCCGAGAGCCGGCAGCAGGAGGTCTCGGACATGTCCCGTAACCTCAAGTTGCTCGCCAAGGAGCTGGAGATCCCGGTGATCGCGCTCTCCCAGCTCAACCGTGGCCCCGAGCAGCGCACCGACAAGAAGCCGATGGTCTCCGACCTGCGTGAGTCGGGCTCCATCGAGCAGGACGCCGACATGGTCATCCTGCTGCACCGTGAGGACGCGTACGAGAAGGAGTCCCCGCGCGCTGGCGAGGCCGACCTGATCGTGGCCAAGCACCGTAACGGCCCGACGGCCACGATCACAGTCGCCTTCCAGGGCCACTACTCCCGCTTCGTGGACATGGCGCAGACCTGA
- a CDS encoding serine hydrolase domain-containing protein gives MTSSQEELLPATRRALLHRIAVAQAEGRAPSLVAAVVRGGRAVWHGARTSVDGHGPDETVQYRIGSITKTFTAVLVMRLRDEGLIDLGDPLEKHLPGTGAGEATIAQLLAHTAGLAAESPAPWWERTPGTLRPELGDVLGEQPLLHPVGRRHHYSNPGYTVLGALVEELRGAPWEAVLRGEILEPLGLHRTSTQPQSPYAGGWAVHPWADAMLPEPLEDLGRMASAGQLWSTTADLARFAVFLAAGDDRVLSAESVREMRTPAAPAEAADVLDGAAYGLGLQIQRRDGRLLVGHSGSLPGFLANLSLSVEDDVASVVLANCTSGPLLGAVGADLVRIVAEAEPRIPEPWRPLREVDAAVLELAGQWYWGTNAFGLRVTADGLLALAPLSGSGRRARFRSNGDGTWTGLEGYFAGELLQPVRRPAGVLSHLDLGSFVFTRQPYDPEAPVPGGVDPEGWRGIG, from the coding sequence ATGACGTCATCTCAGGAAGAGCTGCTCCCCGCAACGCGGCGCGCCCTGCTGCACCGGATCGCCGTCGCCCAGGCTGAAGGGCGGGCGCCCTCGCTGGTCGCGGCCGTCGTGCGGGGCGGTCGGGCCGTGTGGCACGGGGCGCGAACCTCGGTGGATGGGCACGGGCCGGACGAGACCGTGCAGTACCGGATCGGGTCCATCACCAAGACCTTCACCGCCGTCCTGGTGATGCGGCTGCGCGACGAGGGTCTGATCGACCTCGGAGATCCACTGGAGAAGCACCTGCCGGGCACCGGCGCGGGCGAGGCGACCATCGCCCAACTGCTCGCGCACACGGCAGGGTTGGCGGCCGAGTCGCCCGCGCCCTGGTGGGAGCGGACCCCCGGCACTCTGCGCCCGGAGCTGGGTGATGTCCTCGGCGAGCAGCCTCTCCTGCATCCCGTCGGCCGACGGCATCACTACTCCAACCCCGGCTACACCGTGCTCGGCGCGCTCGTGGAGGAACTGCGGGGTGCTCCCTGGGAGGCGGTGCTGCGCGGCGAGATCCTCGAGCCGCTGGGCCTGCACCGCACGAGCACCCAGCCGCAATCCCCGTACGCCGGGGGATGGGCCGTGCATCCGTGGGCGGACGCGATGCTGCCGGAGCCGCTGGAGGACCTGGGCAGGATGGCATCGGCCGGGCAACTGTGGTCGACCACGGCGGACCTGGCGCGGTTCGCCGTGTTTCTGGCGGCGGGGGACGACCGGGTGCTGAGCGCGGAGTCGGTACGGGAGATGCGCACGCCTGCGGCACCCGCCGAGGCGGCGGACGTGCTGGACGGGGCCGCGTACGGCCTCGGTCTGCAGATACAGCGCCGTGACGGCCGGCTTCTGGTCGGGCACTCCGGTTCGCTGCCGGGCTTCTTGGCGAACCTCTCCCTCAGTGTGGAGGACGACGTGGCGTCGGTGGTGCTCGCCAACTGCACCAGTGGGCCGCTCCTGGGAGCGGTGGGCGCCGACCTCGTGCGGATCGTCGCCGAGGCTGAGCCGAGGATCCCGGAGCCCTGGAGGCCGCTGCGCGAGGTCGATGCAGCGGTCCTGGAGCTGGCAGGGCAGTGGTACTGGGGGACCAACGCCTTCGGCCTGCGGGTGACCGCCGACGGCCTTCTCGCGCTCGCCCCGCTGTCCGGTAGCGGCCGGCGCGCCCGCTTCCGCTCGAACGGTGACGGCACCTGGACGGGCCTGGAGGGCTACTTCGCGGGGGAGCTGCTGCAGCCGGTACGGCGCCCGGCCGGGGTCCTGAGCCATCTCGATCTCGGCTCGTTCGTGTTCACCCGTCAGCCCTACGACCCCGAGGCCCCGGTGCCGGGTGGAGTGGACCCGGAGGGATGGCGGGGCATCGGCTAG
- a CDS encoding GNAT family N-acetyltransferase — MGDLEIRPATADDLPAIVAMLADDPLGAQRESPDDMTPYRTALERLDADPNQHLVVAVREGRVIGTLQLSIIPGLSHKGATRALIEAVRIHADERGSGLGSLLIEWAIDSARQLECQMVQLTSDKTRIDAHRLYERLGFSATHEGFKLRL, encoded by the coding sequence ATGGGAGATCTTGAAATACGGCCTGCGACCGCCGACGACCTACCGGCGATCGTCGCGATGCTGGCCGACGATCCGCTAGGCGCTCAGCGCGAGTCGCCCGACGACATGACCCCCTACCGGACCGCACTGGAACGCCTGGACGCCGACCCGAACCAGCACCTCGTCGTCGCCGTCCGCGAAGGCCGTGTGATCGGCACCCTCCAGCTCTCGATCATTCCGGGACTCTCCCACAAAGGGGCGACCCGAGCGCTCATCGAGGCCGTACGCATCCACGCCGATGAACGAGGCAGCGGGCTGGGCAGCCTGCTGATCGAGTGGGCGATCGACAGCGCCCGGCAGTTGGAGTGCCAGATGGTGCAGCTGACATCCGACAAGACTCGGATCGACGCCCACCGCCTCTATGAACGGCTCGGCTTCAGCGCCACCCACGAGGGCTTCAAACTGCGGCTCTGA
- a CDS encoding MarR family winged helix-turn-helix transcriptional regulator has translation MTATDPALTALAQGWCALSALHGRIEARIERALQGKHDLSVREYSLLDVLSRQHDGEGGHLQMKQVADAVVLSQSATTRLVTRLEDRGLLERYLCPTDRRGIYTNVTEAGLRLLEEARPTNDAALREALDDASRNPELAPLVRVVESLNVPA, from the coding sequence ATGACAGCGACGGACCCCGCGCTCACCGCCCTCGCGCAGGGCTGGTGCGCTCTCTCTGCGCTGCACGGAAGGATCGAGGCGCGCATCGAGCGCGCCCTGCAGGGGAAGCACGACCTGAGCGTGCGCGAGTACTCGCTGCTCGACGTGCTGAGCCGCCAGCACGATGGGGAGGGCGGCCATCTGCAGATGAAGCAGGTCGCCGACGCGGTCGTCCTCAGCCAGAGCGCCACCACGCGTCTGGTGACCCGGCTGGAGGACCGCGGCCTACTCGAGCGCTATCTGTGCCCCACCGACCGGCGCGGCATCTACACCAACGTCACCGAGGCGGGCCTGCGGCTGCTGGAGGAGGCGCGTCCCACCAATGACGCCGCCCTGCGCGAGGCCCTGGACGACGCCTCCAGAAACCCCGAACTGGCCCCGCTGGTCCGGGTCGTGGAGTCACTGAACGTACCGGCATAG
- a CDS encoding MFS transporter, whose product MPLALLALAIGAFGIGTTEFVIMGLLPQVAGDFGVSIPTAGLLVTGYALGVVIGAPLMTVLGTKVPRKRMLMLLMGLFIAGNLISAVAPVFAIMLIGRVVASLAHGAFFGIGSVVAAELVAPHKKAGAIAMMFTGLTVANVVGVPLGTLIGQHIGWRVTFGIVAALGVVGLVGVAKLVPELPRPEGVHLRHEVAAFKNTQVLLAMAMTVLGFGGVFAAITYIASMMTHIAGFADGSVTWLLVLFGLGMVGGNLVGGKFADRALMPMLYVSLGALALVLALFTLTAHNKIAAAVTIALIGALGFATVPPLQKRVLDQAHGAPTLASAVNIGAFNLGNALSAWLGGIVIAAGFGYTAPNWVGAALAVAALVLAVLSAALERRDGARSTVVASGTPAGQQTPVHH is encoded by the coding sequence ATGCCTCTCGCGCTCCTGGCCCTCGCGATCGGGGCCTTCGGAATCGGAACGACGGAGTTCGTGATCATGGGCCTGCTGCCCCAGGTCGCGGGCGACTTCGGGGTCTCCATCCCCACGGCGGGCCTGCTCGTGACGGGCTACGCGCTCGGCGTGGTCATCGGCGCGCCGCTGATGACCGTGCTCGGCACCAAGGTCCCGCGCAAGCGGATGCTGATGCTGCTCATGGGCCTGTTCATCGCCGGAAACCTGATCTCCGCGGTGGCCCCCGTCTTCGCGATCATGCTGATCGGACGCGTGGTCGCCTCGCTCGCGCACGGCGCCTTCTTCGGCATCGGCTCGGTCGTCGCTGCCGAGCTGGTGGCTCCCCACAAAAAGGCCGGCGCCATCGCCATGATGTTCACCGGCCTGACCGTCGCCAATGTCGTCGGCGTCCCGTTGGGCACGCTCATCGGGCAGCACATCGGCTGGCGGGTCACCTTCGGCATCGTGGCGGCCCTAGGGGTCGTCGGTCTGGTCGGTGTGGCCAAGCTGGTGCCCGAGCTGCCGAGGCCCGAGGGTGTGCACCTGCGGCACGAGGTGGCCGCTTTCAAGAACACCCAGGTCCTGCTCGCCATGGCGATGACCGTCCTCGGCTTCGGAGGTGTCTTCGCGGCCATCACCTACATCGCGTCGATGATGACCCACATCGCCGGCTTCGCAGACGGCTCGGTTACCTGGCTGCTGGTCCTGTTCGGCCTCGGCATGGTCGGCGGCAACCTCGTCGGTGGCAAGTTCGCCGACCGTGCCCTGATGCCGATGCTGTACGTCTCCCTGGGCGCCCTGGCCCTCGTCCTGGCCCTCTTCACGCTCACCGCCCACAACAAGATCGCGGCGGCTGTCACCATCGCCTTGATCGGCGCTCTTGGCTTCGCGACGGTACCGCCGCTGCAGAAGCGCGTCCTCGACCAGGCGCACGGTGCACCGACGCTCGCGTCGGCCGTGAACATCGGCGCCTTCAACCTGGGCAACGCACTGTCCGCCTGGCTCGGCGGCATCGTGATCGCGGCCGGCTTCGGCTACACGGCCCCCAACTGGGTCGGTGCCGCCCTCGCCGTGGCTGCCCTGGTCCTCGCCGTCCTCTCGGCGGCGCTGGAGCGTCGCGACGGTGCCCGGAGCACGGTGGTCGCCTCCGGGACGCCCGCCGGGCAGCAGACCCCGGTCCACCACTGA
- a CDS encoding GlcG/HbpS family heme-binding protein: MSTTAVVPLSIQDAELLVATARRAAEEAGVTVSVTVLDAGGHLLAFRRDDRAVLISGETSTRKAYTALQLNAPTADLVDAVQPGGLFHTLPTALDRPLLFLAGGVPVHRDGRLIGAIGVGGGAPEQDHGFATAAVQALA; encoded by the coding sequence ATGAGCACCACTGCCGTCGTCCCGCTGTCCATCCAGGACGCCGAACTGCTCGTCGCCACGGCCCGCCGCGCGGCCGAAGAGGCCGGGGTCACCGTCAGCGTCACCGTTCTGGACGCCGGCGGCCATCTGCTCGCCTTCCGCCGCGACGACCGGGCCGTGCTGATCTCCGGCGAGACCAGCACCCGCAAGGCCTACACGGCACTCCAGCTGAACGCCCCGACCGCCGACCTGGTCGACGCCGTCCAGCCCGGCGGCCTCTTCCACACGCTGCCCACCGCCCTCGACCGGCCCCTGCTGTTCCTCGCGGGAGGTGTGCCCGTCCACCGCGACGGTCGGCTGATCGGCGCGATCGGTGTCGGCGGCGGTGCGCCGGAGCAGGACCACGGCTTCGCCACCGCGGCCGTGCAGGCACTTGCCTGA
- a CDS encoding GNAT family N-acetyltransferase, with protein MSTPSLAALPIRRLTLRDLTACADLSENRGWPREEHKWGFLLAAGKGFGIDDPQGGLVAACVVTEYGSWHHLDLGAIGMVLVAERHARQGVGRRLMRHVVSTMGTTPLTLHATTNGRPLYEELGFKVTGRAEMLRGRFTPGGPESGVDTRAATAEDLPAILRLDEEVFGADRTALITRLPAFADQVRVAEEDGRIIGYTAAWPNMDTHVVGPLIARDTETAQALITSLAAHTDRPLRTDIDVRHEDLLTWAKARGLVSVAFNAVMTYGITDLPGDWTRRFAPLTVAAG; from the coding sequence GTGTCGACTCCTTCCCTCGCCGCGCTACCCATCCGCCGTCTGACGCTTCGCGATCTCACCGCCTGCGCCGACTTGTCCGAGAACCGGGGGTGGCCACGCGAAGAACACAAGTGGGGATTCCTTCTCGCGGCCGGAAAGGGCTTCGGCATCGACGACCCCCAGGGCGGTCTCGTCGCCGCATGCGTCGTCACGGAGTACGGCTCGTGGCACCACCTGGATCTCGGTGCCATCGGCATGGTCCTGGTGGCCGAACGCCATGCCCGCCAGGGCGTCGGGCGCCGTTTGATGCGCCATGTCGTGTCGACCATGGGGACCACGCCGCTCACCCTGCACGCCACGACCAACGGCCGTCCTTTGTACGAGGAACTGGGCTTCAAGGTGACGGGCCGGGCGGAGATGCTGCGTGGCCGCTTCACTCCCGGCGGGCCGGAATCGGGTGTGGACACGCGCGCCGCCACTGCCGAGGACCTTCCCGCGATCCTTCGTCTCGACGAGGAGGTGTTCGGCGCCGACCGCACTGCCCTGATCACCCGGCTGCCCGCCTTCGCCGACCAGGTACGGGTGGCCGAGGAGGACGGCCGAATCATCGGCTACACAGCCGCGTGGCCCAATATGGACACCCACGTCGTCGGTCCGCTGATCGCGCGGGACACGGAGACCGCCCAGGCTCTCATCACCTCGCTGGCGGCCCATACGGACCGTCCACTGCGCACCGACATCGACGTGCGTCATGAGGACCTGCTGACCTGGGCGAAGGCCCGAGGTCTCGTCTCCGTGGCCTTCAACGCCGTGATGACCTACGGCATCACGGACCTCCCGGGCGACTGGACCCGGCGGTTCGCACCGCTGACCGTGGCCGCGGGCTGA
- a CDS encoding HAD family hydrolase, producing the protein MARLHLFDLDGTLLHGSTAPVEISRQLGREAETVALDRAIAEGRIGPPEYATQVYDLWVDLTEAHVSAAFEAAPWLARIREVWAEIRNTGDYCAVVSLSPSFFVERLLGWGAHAAHGSRFPAVPFSEPVDPSGVLSAAAKVIVADRLCVEFGVTRADCVAYGDSSSDKELFAAVPVSVAVNADAHLVGLATHSYTGRDLWDAYELVRAAR; encoded by the coding sequence ATGGCGAGACTGCATCTCTTCGATCTCGACGGCACATTGCTGCACGGCAGTACCGCACCGGTGGAAATTTCCCGCCAGTTAGGGCGCGAGGCGGAGACCGTGGCACTCGACCGGGCTATCGCCGAAGGACGGATCGGTCCGCCGGAATACGCGACGCAGGTGTACGACCTGTGGGTTGACCTGACCGAGGCGCATGTCAGCGCCGCATTCGAGGCGGCTCCCTGGCTGGCTCGCATCCGTGAGGTCTGGGCAGAGATCAGAAACACGGGCGACTACTGCGCGGTCGTGTCGCTCTCCCCGTCCTTCTTTGTGGAACGCCTTCTCGGCTGGGGCGCTCATGCCGCGCATGGATCCCGCTTCCCGGCCGTACCGTTCAGCGAGCCCGTCGATCCCTCCGGTGTGCTCAGCGCCGCGGCCAAGGTGATCGTCGCGGATCGGCTCTGTGTGGAGTTCGGCGTGACCAGGGCGGACTGTGTGGCGTATGGCGACTCGTCGTCGGACAAGGAGCTGTTTGCTGCCGTACCGGTTTCGGTGGCGGTCAATGCCGACGCTCACCTGGTCGGACTCGCGACGCACTCCTACACAGGACGAGATCTGTGGGATGCCTATGAATTGGTTCGTGCTGCCCGGTAG
- a CDS encoding globin domain-containing protein, which produces MDAPTTTSGENGISGGGGWFTPRKAPAGPPSDAEHTTHEGPLPANAPTSPPADARTRPPAEEPAPQPSHAPSWQPADRPEHPHAQQPVDAQDPQRVPVQRVAAVEEGSPDAILIRRTMAEIGSIADKVTSYFYALLFVRHPELRVLFPPAMDTQRDRLLKALLTAAEHLDNTPVLVDYLQNLGRGHRKYGTRTEHYPAVGECLIGALSRYAGNVWDPETEAAWVRAYTTISQVMIDSAAADELRSPAWWHAEIVTHDLRTPDVAILTIRPDQPYPFLAGQYTSVETPWWPRVWRHYSFASAPRSDGLLTFHVKAVPAGWVSNALVHRARPGDVVRLGPPTGSMTVDHTADSGLLCLGGGTGIAPIKALVEDVAEHGARRPVEVFYGARTGDDLYDIHTMLRLQQSHPWLAVRAVIDQQAHVQLPDALRDYGPWNEYDAYLSGPPGMIRSGIHTLRDIGMPSSRIRHDAVEELLVTGI; this is translated from the coding sequence ATGGACGCTCCGACCACTACGTCGGGGGAGAACGGCATATCGGGCGGGGGTGGCTGGTTCACGCCGCGCAAGGCGCCAGCCGGTCCTCCGTCAGATGCCGAACACACGACGCACGAGGGCCCGCTCCCGGCAAACGCACCCACCTCGCCTCCGGCAGACGCTCGCACGCGGCCCCCGGCGGAGGAACCTGCCCCGCAGCCGTCGCACGCGCCCTCCTGGCAGCCGGCGGACCGGCCCGAGCACCCACACGCCCAGCAGCCGGTGGACGCGCAGGACCCACAGCGCGTGCCCGTTCAGCGGGTGGCGGCCGTCGAGGAGGGGTCTCCCGACGCCATCCTCATACGCCGCACGATGGCTGAAATAGGCTCGATCGCGGACAAGGTCACCTCCTACTTCTACGCGCTGCTCTTCGTCCGCCATCCCGAGCTGCGCGTGCTGTTCCCGCCCGCGATGGACACCCAGCGGGACCGCTTGCTGAAGGCCCTGCTCACCGCGGCCGAGCACCTGGACAACACCCCGGTCCTCGTCGACTACTTGCAGAACCTCGGCCGTGGACACCGCAAGTACGGGACGCGTACCGAGCACTATCCGGCCGTCGGGGAATGCCTGATCGGCGCGTTGAGCAGGTACGCCGGCAACGTCTGGGATCCGGAGACCGAGGCAGCCTGGGTGCGCGCGTACACGACGATCTCCCAGGTCATGATCGACTCCGCCGCTGCGGACGAGCTGCGGTCCCCGGCCTGGTGGCACGCCGAGATCGTCACCCACGACCTCAGAACCCCCGACGTCGCGATTCTCACCATCCGCCCGGACCAGCCCTATCCCTTCCTCGCCGGCCAGTACACGAGCGTGGAGACACCTTGGTGGCCGCGGGTGTGGCGGCACTACTCCTTCGCCTCCGCGCCCCGCTCGGACGGTCTGCTGACATTCCATGTGAAGGCCGTACCAGCCGGCTGGGTCTCCAACGCGCTGGTGCACCGCGCCCGGCCCGGAGACGTCGTACGCCTCGGACCGCCGACCGGCTCCATGACCGTCGACCACACGGCTGACAGCGGACTGCTCTGCCTGGGCGGCGGCACCGGCATAGCCCCCATCAAGGCCTTGGTCGAGGATGTCGCCGAGCACGGCGCACGCCGGCCCGTCGAGGTGTTCTACGGCGCCCGCACCGGCGACGACCTCTATGACATCCACACCATGCTCCGGCTCCAGCAGAGCCACCCCTGGCTGGCGGTCCGCGCGGTCATCGACCAGCAGGCCCACGTCCAGCTCCCCGACGCACTGCGCGACTACGGCCCGTGGAACGAGTACGACGCCTATCTCTCCGGTCCGCCCGGAATGATCCGCAGCGGCATCCACACGCTCCGGGACATCGGCATGCCGTCGAGCCGCATACGGCACGACGCGGTGGAGGAACTGCTCGTCACCGGTATCTGA
- a CDS encoding NUDIX domain-containing protein, whose protein sequence is MTVRPVVKRTARAVLLDGDDLILIKRTKPGVDPYWVTPGGGVEPADPTVVDALHREVSEELGAKITDVVPCFVDTVEHIGEDGGATGVKVQHFFVCRLESMDPALRHGPEVDEPAGEYEIVRIPFTRVGIASVHLVPLSLRHYLDGNIEGVRAMHAPDLG, encoded by the coding sequence ATGACCGTCCGACCCGTGGTCAAGCGCACCGCCCGTGCCGTTCTTCTGGACGGTGACGACCTGATCCTGATCAAGCGCACCAAGCCCGGTGTCGATCCCTACTGGGTCACTCCCGGTGGCGGGGTCGAGCCCGCGGATCCGACCGTCGTGGACGCCCTGCACCGAGAGGTGTCCGAGGAACTCGGCGCCAAGATCACCGATGTGGTGCCGTGCTTCGTGGACACCGTCGAGCACATCGGCGAGGACGGCGGCGCGACCGGCGTGAAGGTGCAGCACTTCTTCGTCTGCCGGCTCGAGTCCATGGACCCGGCCCTGCGGCACGGCCCCGAAGTGGACGAGCCGGCCGGTGAGTACGAGATCGTCCGCATCCCCTTCACTCGCGTCGGCATCGCCTCCGTCCACCTGGTCCCGCTCTCACTGCGCCACTATCTGGACGGCAATATCGAGGGAGTGCGCGCCATGCACGCTCCCGATCTCGGTTAG
- a CDS encoding LysR family transcriptional regulator: MDLALLRTFVTVHRAGSFTRAAALLGLSQPAVTSQIRTLERQLGRPLFLRQARGVTPTTIGDELAHKAAPHLDALVEIAESGLDDESSLRTLHLAGPPEFTAERALPALTELTGDDGQGFALRASFGTAEETLEGLASGHHDLAISTARPRGALLTATPLCDEEHVLVAAPRWVERIGAEALRLKGAPALEDLPVVEVHESLPFVARYWASVFDSRPAASGTVIVPDLRAVLACAIAGAGLAVLPRYLCATALDHGTLLALHDPAVPPLRTYFLVVRTGTLAMPHIARAHEWLQRAATAWC; the protein is encoded by the coding sequence ATGGACCTGGCCTTGCTGCGCACCTTCGTCACTGTGCACCGGGCCGGCTCCTTCACCCGCGCCGCCGCCCTGCTCGGCCTCTCCCAGCCCGCCGTCACCTCGCAGATCCGCACGCTGGAACGGCAGCTGGGCAGGCCTCTCTTCCTCCGTCAGGCGCGCGGGGTGACCCCGACGACCATTGGCGACGAACTCGCGCACAAGGCCGCACCCCATCTCGACGCCCTGGTGGAGATAGCCGAGAGCGGCCTGGACGACGAGTCCTCGCTACGGACCCTGCACCTCGCCGGTCCGCCCGAGTTCACCGCCGAACGTGCCCTGCCCGCCCTGACCGAGCTGACCGGCGACGACGGCCAGGGATTCGCGCTGCGCGCCTCCTTCGGCACGGCGGAGGAGACGCTGGAGGGACTGGCCTCCGGACATCATGATCTGGCCATCAGCACGGCCCGTCCGCGCGGCGCACTGCTCACCGCGACTCCGCTCTGCGACGAGGAACATGTACTGGTCGCCGCCCCTCGCTGGGTGGAGCGGATCGGCGCGGAGGCACTGCGCCTGAAGGGGGCGCCCGCGCTGGAGGATCTGCCCGTCGTCGAGGTCCATGAGTCGCTGCCCTTCGTCGCGCGCTACTGGGCCTCCGTCTTCGACTCCCGTCCGGCCGCCTCGGGCACGGTCATCGTCCCGGATCTACGAGCGGTGCTCGCCTGCGCGATCGCGGGGGCCGGACTCGCGGTGCTGCCCCGCTACCTGTGCGCCACAGCCCTCGATCACGGCACGCTCTTGGCCCTGCACGACCCGGCGGTGCCGCCGCTGCGCACCTACTTCCTGGTGGTCCGCACCGGCACCCTCGCCATGCCCCATATAGCGCGGGCTCACGAATGGCTGCAGCGGGCGGCCACGGCCTGGTGCTGA